TGGTGGGCCGACCTCACGTTCGGGTTCGTCCTGGGAGGCGCGTTGATGACGGCCATCTTCGTGGTCCAGTTGGCACTCGGCTGGGTCACAATACGCGGCGTTTTCGTCGTCGGTGGCGTCCCCCACTGGACGTTTCCGTACTGGTTCCTGCTCTCGGTGGGGTCCTACCTCATCGGATCCGTGATCGAAGAACTCCTTCACCGAGGTTTCCTGCTGACGAACTTCGCCGAGGGGTTCCAGGTCGGGCCAGTCGACGCCCGCGGGGCCGTGGTGGTGGGGATACTACTGACGAGCGGTGTCTTTGCGTTCGCACATGCTACGGCACCGAACGCGACGGCTATCAGTACGGCGTCGATTGCGCTCGCGGGTGTGTTCCTCGGGCTCGGGTACGCCTTGACTGGGGAACTCGCGCTCCCGATCGGTGTCCACGTCGCGTGGAACTTCTTCGAGGGGAACCTCTACGGATTCCCCATCAGTGGCTCGACGACGACGAGCATCCTCGCAATCGAGCAGCATGGCCCAGACGTCATGACCGGCGGTGCGTTTGGCCCCGAGGCTGGTCTCCTCGGTGTGGGCGCTATTCTTCTCGGTATCCTCACGACTATCGCTTGGGTGCGATATCATCGAGGTGGCTCTGGAATTCAACTGGCAGTCACGAACCGAGAGACTCTGTGAAAATAGGCATCAAAATCTGTGGGACCGCCCCATGAATATAGTACTCAGAGTGGTAAAACCACCAGTGGTTCTGCTGCATACACCCTCTGTATTCAGCACGCACCTTAGAACACTGACCGGAACTGATACAAATCTCGCGGTCACCATTCTACCTAATCCGACGACTGCTTCGGTAAGTCTTGGCCGATAACGTGTAGTAACGACTTGTAAAACAAGTCGTAACAGACTCCGCGTTTTTCACTCGAAACCCGGTGTGCCTTCGCCCCGATCACGCCGTCCGCAGATGCTTTAGTAACGGTTCCTCAAGGAATCGGTATGCGAATCGAAGCGACAGACGGGAACGAACACAAGGTCTGGCTCACCGACAGCGAGATCGAAGACCTCCGACGCGCCACCAACAGTCAGCGCGACGACCTCGTCATCCAGCTGGGCGCGTTCGTCGGCCTCCGCGCCTTCGAGATGCCCCAGGTCCGCCCCGTCGACGTGAAGCAAACCGAGAGCGGCCAGTACCGCCTCCGCGTCGAAGCCGGCAAGGACACCAGCGGGAAGGGTGGAAAGCCACGCGACGCCTACCTCCCCGACAGCGTCGAGCGCGACCTTCAACGGTTCCAGAACGAGCGCAACATCGCTCCGAAAGACCCCTTTATCGATCTGTCCCAACCAGGTGTCCGCGCCGTGATCCGCCGGACTGCCCAACGGGCAGCTCGGGAGACTGGTGACGAGGACTTCGAGAAGGTGAGCACGCACGATCTCCGCCGTCGGTTCGCCCAGCGCCTCCTAGTCGACCAGCAAATGAACCCGCGCGTCGTGATGGCTGTCGGCGGCTGGGACAGTTTCGCCGCCATCGAACCCTATCTGAACGCTCCGAGCGAGGACGTCATCGATGACGCGTTCGTAGAAGTAGGGCTGTAGCTCATCTGGTACTCTGTGCTATTGACGAAAATCGGAAACGGGCTTTGTTGAATTCCTCATTCCCGGACAGTTTGTTGAGGTCGTGCTGAATACAGAGCGCGAATCGGTCACAAGTGGATGGGCATTATCCCATCGGCCGGTCAGTCGATACAGTAGGCTGAGCCTTGTTTAGACGCGTCTGCTGCCCTCGGTTAGTGGCTCTATCCGGTGAACAGAATTCATTCATGAGGGTCTCTCTTCCTGCTTTCATTCTGTGGATGCAGGCCGTAGTAGACGATATGCACCGCGTCTAAACAAGGCCCAGTGCGCGTATCGGTCACTGGACGAGACGCCTGAATTACCACATTCTGAGGTCCACAACAGGGCATGTACGTTGCACGCGCTGGCCGGACACATGCAAAAGGGGAAAACCAATTGCGAGAGTTGAAAATCACTACGGGACACCGATAGCAACGATTGAAACGATTTACATACCGATCGCACTGCAGTCGTGCGATCGGGTGTGCATTGATTTTCAATGGCGACTATGCCCCAATTTGCTCGACCACTCTGTGCCGAATCAACTACTCTGTAGAATCGCTAACTTAACTGGGCTGGCCTTCGACTTCAAGAGGCAACGAACTCCCATCGAGACTGAAGTACGACCTACTGTTTGGAGAATCTGCAAATCGGACGAAAATCGGTCAGGTTACGAACGTAGCAGTCATTACTCTGACTTGTTTCTTGTCCGTCTCGTATATCGTTACCGTAATCGTCTCACTGGACCCGATATTCTGATCCGTAAGCCCACTCCCCGTCGCATCTGAAAAGATCAAATCATCCCCCGACGAATCGAAGTACCGCGCTGCTGAGGTACTCCACCGGCCGGCTCGTCTTCCACAGTGACGTAGACACGGTCGTCGTGAGCCCGGCTGAATTGGAGGTTCTTAATCGTGACTTTTCCATTTATCCGAGCATCGTGCGAGGCTGGATATCCAAAACCCCCGATTGAGGCCTGTGGGTTAGCGCTATTCGGCACGTCGTACTGTGCGATTGTTCCGGTCGTATCATCCTTCGGGGATTGCCAGATGAGCCGTAGGGTATCGCCGCCTTTGGCATTGACCGTCGCTGAGTCGCCCGCGGTGACATCACCCCCACTCCATTCGTTGATACTACCGACCGACGTTTTTTCGAGTGCGGCTCCCGCGAACCGCAACTGGTCGCCGTCAAACGAGTCACCGCTTGCGTGGGTCACCTGAACGTCACCATTGGCTTGCACCTCAAACTCAAACGTCGCACTTGGAGCGGTACTATCTACGCTCTCTCCGATTCCCAGCGCGAACACAGAGACGACAGCCCCCAGTATCACCACGATACCCACCATCAGGACGACCGAAATGACTGACGAGACGGCATCCTCGGACCTCATTAAAGTATCCGGCGTCACGTAGGCGGTGTTTAGTTAAGCGTGAAAAGTGAGGCGGACGGATTTTGTGGTGCCTATGCCAAAAATCAGCCGCCTCAGCGGATGTAGAGACTGGATTGATTTGGATTTTGTGGAGCGCGAGCGGACACCCGAGCCGGCGATGGCGCTGGGTATCAAATCGCACGTTGCGGGACTCTCGCTGTCGGATACCGTCGAATTACTCGAAGATCTGGGTGTCCAACGATCGCGGAAAGCAATCCACGATTGGGTTCAGAAAGCCGATTTACAGCCCGAATCCGGTAAATCACCGAATCAGATTGCGCTTGACGAAACCGTGATTCGGATCAACGATCAGCAATTCTGGCTGTACGCCGCCGCCGATCCGCAGTCGAACGAACTGCTTCACGTCCGGCTCTTTGCGACGACTACGACCACCCTCACGGAAATTTTCTTGCACGAACTTCGGCAAAAACACGATGTCGAAACTGCTGTCTTTCTCGTCGATGGCGCTCAACACCTCCAAACTGCGCTCTCTCGAGCGGGATTCCGATTTCAGATGCGGCGCCACGGAAATCGGAACGCTGTCGAACGAATTTTTCGAGAGTTCAAGCGTCGAACCTCGTCGTTTTCAAACTGTTTCAGTCACGTCGACCCCGAAACAGCCGAAAATTGGTTGCAGACCTTCGCTCGCTGGCACAATGCTCCAAACTAAACACTACCGTCACGTACACAGCAGAAACTATTTTATTAATTAATCAATCTACCGGTGATAAATGAGACTGTACCGAGCAATGTCTTGACTCCTAATCTGGGAGATACTCTATGCAAGATACAGCCTCTGTATCGGTCACGCCGGTACTGACAGATGGCGAGTGGACTCTATGGGCGTGCTGTATTCACAGCGCCAGTCAATCACTGATATTTCGGAAGTCGATGCGGTGACGAATGGGGACAAAAACAGTCGGTCTGTCGGATGAATTTGCGACGGTGAAATTTACCGTATAGTTATTTGACTACTGAACGTTGGTAGTGTAATGACGGGTTCGATTCGACTTCTCCACGTCGAGGACGATCTTGAGTTTGCAGATTTGGCTGCGACGGCAGTGGTGAATCGCCAGACGTAGCTTGATTTCACGGTTTGAGTGCCTGCTTGATGTTGTGAACCGCACACATCAGGACGAGTTCTCGGAATTCACCGTACCAGGTTCTCGCACGCACGGCGTCGCCGAGTGTGCGCTTGATCGTCGAGAAGACGGTCTCACACATCGCTCGTTGCCGGTAGCGAGCCCCATCGATCCGCGCGTTGTGCGCGTGATCGATGTGCCGGAACTCACGATGTTTGATCAGTGGTCTTACGCCCTCTTCGCGGAGTTTCTCGCGTAAATCCATCCAATCGTAGCCTTTGTCGGCAGCGAGGCTGGCGAGGTCGCCCGCGTTGCGGAGGGCGACCTGCCAGCCGAGTTGTGTGTCGTGGCGTTTCTCAGTCGTACAGTGAACGTCCAGAATGGCTTGGTTTTCTGTGTCGACGAGAGCTGCAGCTTTGAGCGTCTTGACGCGGTAATTCGTCCGACGGCAGTAGTGTTTGCTCGCGTGTTCGCGGTCGAAGAACGTCGCGTCGATGGCGGCGTGACCGCTCGGGTCGCAGCTGCGCCGAGAGGCGCAGCAGCACTCGCCAGAGTGCTGTCTTGATTCTATCAAACCACTTGATAGCGTGGAGTGGTCGGGGAGATCGGCCGCGTCAAGGCCGATCTCCGCGAGTATTTGTGGCATCTCGCTCAGCAAATCGAGTGCTTCTCGGTAGGATTTCTCCAGGTAAACCCGCAGACAGTGCAGCGACACCACCGCATACTGGCGAAGCCGCCACCCCTTCGGGGGCGGCGACTTCGCCTCGTTCACCAACAGCATTTTTAGCTAACTGAACGACTTTACTCGTGAAGCGGGAGATCTTAGACATGAATCATCGACGGTT
This DNA window, taken from Haloarcula ordinaria, encodes the following:
- a CDS encoding CPBP family intramembrane glutamic endopeptidase, encoding MPLRIFAGLALWWLLGIMMSGLLGTVVTGRSPFFELRGTPVGSIAVTAIDLVVGAISTPVAIYLAGRYVDRRRFRDFGFRVNRAWWADLTFGFVLGGALMTAIFVVQLALGWVTIRGVFVVGGVPHWTFPYWFLLSVGSYLIGSVIEELLHRGFLLTNFAEGFQVGPVDARGAVVVGILLTSGVFAFAHATAPNATAISTASIALAGVFLGLGYALTGELALPIGVHVAWNFFEGNLYGFPISGSTTTSILAIEQHGPDVMTGGAFGPEAGLLGVGAILLGILTTIAWVRYHRGGSGIQLAVTNRETL
- a CDS encoding site-specific integrase; its protein translation is MRIEATDGNEHKVWLTDSEIEDLRRATNSQRDDLVIQLGAFVGLRAFEMPQVRPVDVKQTESGQYRLRVEAGKDTSGKGGKPRDAYLPDSVERDLQRFQNERNIAPKDPFIDLSQPGVRAVIRRTAQRAARETGDEDFEKVSTHDLRRRFAQRLLVDQQMNPRVVMAVGGWDSFAAIEPYLNAPSEDVIDDAFVEVGL
- a CDS encoding type IV pilin N-terminal domain-containing protein, whose product is MRSEDAVSSVISVVLMVGIVVILGAVVSVFALGIGESVDSTAPSATFEFEVQANGDVQVTHASGDSFDGDQLRFAGAALEKTSVGSINEWSGGDVTAGDSATVNAKGGDTLRLIWQSPKDDTTGTIAQYDVPNSANPQASIGGFGYPASHDARINGKVTIKNLQFSRAHDDRVYVTVEDEPAGGVPQQRGTSIRRGMI
- a CDS encoding IS6 family transposase, yielding MPKISRLSGCRDWIDLDFVERERTPEPAMALGIKSHVAGLSLSDTVELLEDLGVQRSRKAIHDWVQKADLQPESGKSPNQIALDETVIRINDQQFWLYAAADPQSNELLHVRLFATTTTTLTEIFLHELRQKHDVETAVFLVDGAQHLQTALSRAGFRFQMRRHGNRNAVERIFREFKRRTSSFSNCFSHVDPETAENWLQTFARWHNAPN
- a CDS encoding IS5 family transposase, which encodes MNEAKSPPPKGWRLRQYAVVSLHCLRVYLEKSYREALDLLSEMPQILAEIGLDAADLPDHSTLSSGLIESRQHSGECCCASRRSCDPSGHAAIDATFFDREHASKHYCRRTNYRVKTLKAAALVDTENQAILDVHCTTEKRHDTQLGWQVALRNAGDLASLAADKGYDWMDLREKLREEGVRPLIKHREFRHIDHAHNARIDGARYRQRAMCETVFSTIKRTLGDAVRARTWYGEFRELVLMCAVHNIKQALKP